The genomic segment AAGCACGTTTAGATATCCctatatatcttatacatcATTACGGAAAGTGCGATTACATAAGTTAAAATCACTTGTGTTCAATTCTTTTGTAATGATTTTGCAATATGATATGTTTAAAGTAAGAGGAAACAACAGCATTTGACTATAATCCGTGCTTTAAAGCACATCAATCGCCATACAAATACCAGTACATGTTTTCGTTAATtcaagagttatttcccctggaTAATACTTTTAATGACTTCCTTGTATTTCATTCCCTAATTAAGAGTGTTTGTAACGCTATTCTATTTATTAACACATGTTACATGTTGAGTTTGCGTACACACGGATGCGATATGTGAGTGCATGTGGTACGGGTTAGAcgttcaaaaacaaaaacgaaacaaaatgtcataaaagaaaaagaaaatctcTTTTTCTAAGTCTTTTATCCTTTGGGTGTACTAGGATTCTTCGAAGTGTCATGTGTGGCTTTGTGGCTGTTGTTATGCCGTGGCGGCAGTATATCCTATGGGTGGTTTCCGGAAATACCTCTGATATACGGAATGACCACTTGGCCTTTAATtggttcccccccccccccccccccccccccccccccccccccccccccctttattTTTGACACAAGGGCCCATTCAGGATATTCACGTGTTTCCATTGCCCTAGCTATGTGGTTCTGCTTTTGTAATATATCCTGCTGTTCTGTGACTATAGTCTCACATCtatttaacattgtttctaGTGTAAAGGATGGTGAGACTTGAAAAATTACAgtaattattgttgtatgtgtttgtttttttcgaCAAAGAAAAGCGCTTGATCTGTCACATCTTTATTATTGTCGcaatcaaatataaaacatgtacattaattggtttttctttttttcagttttgaaatattatccATTCATCCTTGCATATGTATGCTATACGGTGGAACatttgtaaaatacatatacatacattttacagCAACAAGTGATAGTTTTCATCATCTTACATTTGATATGCACAAGGCGgaaaattgtatataataatatagtcGTCTTTTCAGTTAACAGTTCCAACAATATAACGTCACCATTGTTCAATTTAAAATCTCGCATTTTATCGAAGTGTATTTTATTAGATACATCGACTATAACTCCGCCCTGTAGCTGTTCCTATCTGGTCATATAGGTTCATAAAACCTTCCATCGCTTGATATTCTTGTGCTAGACATTCTATATAAGACATTTTGTTGCGAACACTTCTGCTATTTAGACAAAATCAAGATATTTCCCTACTACCTTCCTGACCTGGATTCGTTTCTATGTTATTACATAGAAAATTTGACAACTAAAGTGTAATAAGGACATAGGTAAAGATATAAGACTTCATTAttgtaggtaatatatatatatatattatatatagggtctagtaagtaataacgacggtataaaccaataaaggtactggatcctaacaaacaaatgttggatgcgtattactagaaatagatatatgtcaagtagtaataacgacagtacagacaagtaaattgtcaaattttcgaggcaatatgcccctttatcaagacacaggtaaattacatacgatcacatatagacataatacatggaacagttacacaaatatagtaggtataaacaacaaaaagtatcataatgttgtaaaaatgatccCCCTCGGTCGATACtaaattcgccgagggcctatcCCAGATAGCATGACTACGTTGGGCCAACGTTGGCCCACAGATGTTGACTACGTAGGGCCAATGTTGGCAAACTACGTTGGCCCAATGTAATTTTGCTCATCGGCCCATCGTTGGCCCAACGTGTTGGCCCATCGTTGGACcaacattgtatgtcagatagccaatgttggcccatcgttggaccaacattgtatgtcagatagccaatgttggcccatcgttggaccaacattgtatgtcagatagccaatgttggcccatcgttggaccaacattgtatgtcagatagCCAACGTTGGCCCATCGTTGGTTTCAAGTGTGTATTTCCAACTAATGGTTTCACCTTCATAGGCCCAACATTGGCCCAACGTAACAAACAGTAGATATAGTGATGCTTATGTGTAATGCTGGCAGCATAAAAATTAATCAGTTGTCATATTGGCAGTGctttacaatttatttgtatatgaCGACAATACAGTgattaaatgtacattattctCTTTTACAATCAACAGTTTTGAATACAGTatgttattgtatcattataaagagtcaaaactgataaatgattatCAGATGTTAATTTTAGTTATCTGTCCCAGATCAGTCCTGTTCGGAATTGTCACTAAGCACAGCATTGTTAGTTGCAGTAGCTGCCTGTTGTATCCTTTTTTGTTCCTCTCTCCTTTTCCTGCCACCATCGCGATCACAAGCAAATCTGAACCAATCTTTTGCAATTGCTGCAATTTCCGAATCTGTTGCTGTCGCACACAGGCGGTTCTTCCTTACTGTAGCTGttggaataaataaacaatatatcaaatctacACAGAATGTAAAAATCAAGCGGCACAGATGGCCTGAATCGCTAACCTGGACATTTCTGCAGTTATGGCATTATGGCATTAAAgtaatttacattattatatagagattatatatatatatgaaatttgtcaagtagtaataacgacagtacagacaagtattttcgaggcaatctgcccctttatcaagaaaCAAGGGAATTACAAACGATCTGACATTGAACATGGAACAGCTACACAaattttgtagataaatatacttagtatatatgtgtgtgtgtgtaggaaatgaaaaataaattctgaaaaCTTCATGACCCCGATATCTAGCAAGCAAAAGTGTACGTACGGTAGTGTACGTACAGCAGGTGGTCTTGTGGAATTAATTAATATACTAAAATTACTTCAGGAATtgaaacatataattaaaaagaaaatcatataGCCTACTTACATTGTCTTTTGATCAAAGAAATGCTCTCTTTCTTCTTCGTGATTAATCCAAATATCTTCTGTGTAAGTCGAAATAGCACTGTACTGTGTACAACCAGTTGAACAGCTCGGACAAGGTCCCTGATAAGAATGTAACATCTGCAGGCAGCTTGACCATCCCTAGTATCAGATGTCACGGTTACCAAGGGAACTGGTCCGACCCTTGCTGTGAGAAGCGCTGACCCAGTTTTGTGGGCAGTAAACATGCATAGATAATGGCATCCTTAAACCGGCCactaaaatatttaccaaaacatTTATGTCCTTGttcctgttttactacagtataaaAGACTTTAATTTATGATTAGTTATTCTCACgcaaacaatacattttattatatagtgattttgaaaaaaaatcactattaaaaaatcttatgaagtgtatttttaaaaatggttgataatatatatatcaactttgaTTACAGATAATCacttttgtttgaatttgttgTAAACCTGCTTGGGCTTACAACATCGGGTCAACGTAGGACCAACGTTGGACCAACCTAGGTAATTCAGCACTGAAATGTACTAACAGAGGGCCAATGTTGGGCCAACATAGTGTTCCCAACTTATCTTCACTTGCTGTCGAGTAAAACAAGTTGTTGTTGGGCCAACGTCGGGCCAACGTTGTATGACCAACGCCAACCATTGGCCAACCGTACAACCATATGCCAACGTTGGACCAACGTAGTCATGCTATCTGGGATCATGATTAATAAGGAAACGTCTTTGGTGGTAtacagatgctaaaagtaaatgaatgaatgaatgaatgaataaataaataaataaataaataaataatataacttaaaggtttaaCAGAAAAGCATCGCGGGTCGattcgatgtgatggcagcgcgtgTTATGTCATGagtgtttttgttattgtttttttccctcGATATGTACATTTCGTCCCGCAAAACTCGGCCCAAACAGCGGGATGCAGTGACAATATCGGGTGGCCAATCCCATATTAAAATTAGTTCGtttaaatgaaatggaacaagttttaaaaacatatagaTGTAATTGTGTAGAAAGGTAAAATTTAGACATTAGAAACCAAACGAAAAGGTGGTCGAAAGATCCTATTATCGTGACGAAAACCGAATGTCAGGACGACTCGACTCTGGTTTAGATTCATTGACGACATCGAGATCAAGTGGACATCCGGTAGAGAGTTCCTCGAGGAATTCGTTCGTAAATATAAAGTGAAAGTGTTCAAATGAAGTTAACAAAAATATCACCGGATATCAAAATTTAGGGACTAAATCACATTTTGACATTGTCGTATTTCATAACAATGTAGATAAAAATGTAAAGCCGAAATGTGATCATTGACCAAGTGGTCTGGTATCCTCAGTAACCTGGAAACAAATACCATACCTTCCCCCTCACTCTCAAACCCACACCAACACACAAAGTAGTATGAAATCGATTTTAGGCTAATACAGCACACTATTAAATGTTCAGCAATTTGCTTGTCTAACGAAAGCTGTCAAGATAAGAATTTTCTTTTACGACAATGTTGAAAAACATCTCGTTTTATTCGTTTTCTTTTTTCCTTTCCTTTCGTtcctttctttgtttttttttaggaaaataTCATGAGTGTGCGAACACGGGCGATCCGACTAAATCAACACATACGGGTGGTTTGTTGCCCACTTATGTAAAAGTTTTAAGCACGAGTGCCTGTGCATTGTCGAATTTCAGTTTCTCAAGAATGCTACCAATAGGTGTAACGAACGTTTTATTGTTGAGAAACCCAGTCGCTATCCCAAGACAGGCGTCCGGATAGTATGCAGAATTTGGGCCATCACTTTTTTTCATAACAAACACTGCCGATCCAGAATCACCACATCTAAAGAATTGGACGTCTTTGAAATCACTTATAACATATTGGCCCTTCATGATGTGTTGTCTCGTAGAACCTGGCTCCAAACCGAGAGATGCACAATCAGTTCTGATCTGGCCGCCTATCCACGTCAGAAGACCAACAGTCAGTCCGGTACTTGCTCCAAGTTTCATACATCTAATTGGCTGCCCTTGGCACCCTACAAATACCATGAACTACCATTTTTACTAAACCATATTAAACATAAattcagagacatatatacagagtcTTTATTTTCAATCATTAATGATTCAATATTACTTACACGATGCAAGGTAATTTTCGTCTGCCTGTTTCCCGGAAGTAAATGATGGCGACTGGTTCATTTCTATAATCATCAAAAACACCATTGCATGAAAAGACAACAAGCAAAGATATAAGCTTTTATTTCTAGCGTCGTGATTTAGATGTGTTTATAAAATGCCATTCCCCCTCCCTGTTGCTTTGTCAGCAATTTGTGAACCATGAATTAGAGAATAAGAGATAAGATCAATATTGTATAACACAGCGCCAGACAAGCTAGAAAATATTTCTTCATAATCGTACCTATATGAATGGAAATATTATCTTGATGAACCTTGTTATAGTAAGGTAAAACTGATGTCCTGGTTGAGAGAAAAGGGATCTTTACCCTTGGGCGAGATTTTTAAGATGAATGCTTAGTTTTTCTCTTTACCTATTTACCCTCTTTACATCTTAAGTGTTTCCTTCATTCTCATTGGCCAATTATCTGATTTCCTCTCACATGGACCTATCAGTGAGTAgacctgttcgtgctaaaaATAGATCAGCTGGGAAATTTCCCAGGGATTGCGGACCTGTTCGTGCTATTTATAGGAAAACCAGGTCAATACCTGACAGCCatgtttaatttctttttctaGAGTATCTGGTGCTATGAAGTGGTTCGGTCAGTGTAGTAATAAATTGTAGTATGAATTATCATAATTACAATTTGGTGTTccgacatataggcaaatatGCAAGGTTTATTGCTGTTGGTAACCGATACCCAGGTTGAGCGACATGATCATCTGATCTGGAAAAATTATTCTCAAGTCCACCACActaaaactttttattttggCAAGCTTTTGTACGTCTCTTGTACTGAAAGAATCACTGTGTCCCACTGGTGATGTGATGATTACTTAATAACACATACAGAAACCTGTTTCTCACCTGATTCTCGGAGATGAGTAAGGGTCATGTAATCAAAAGATCCGTCACGTGGTACTCTGACTGGGTCAATCTCTACAAGTGCTGCATCTATACCAGTTTCTAGCGTGGGATCAAATACAGCTCGAACTACTTTTCCACACTCCCAGTAGGCATTCCTTCAGTAAATAAAGATTGTTATAAGTAAGTGCCGTGTGCAATGTCACTGAAAATCTCATAAAACACATTTAGTACTAAGTATTGGATACATGCCATTCAATGGCTAGATTTCGTGGATTTGTTGTGTTATCTGCGAGATTCCCTATCATTAGGTGATTTGAATAATCAATCATAAGCTCTGAGCCGTGAAATTACATACCTATTTTCAATATTCTCACCGTCTTCATTGACGGGCTGATTGTCGATGTCCATATTGGATACGCCCCTCATGAAAATTTCTTCATAGTGATCAAATGGAGCGATGACGTCATCGCCGCATTTTTTTGTTGACGAAGTGAAATATATTGGCTTATCGTCGCTGGATATCTCCTCTTTATAGAACAAATGAGCACAGGTGATAAATCCCGTCTTTCCATTTCCCATATCAACGAAAGTTCCCAGTGTCCCTTCATAAAATTTGCTATCATTGGGTCTACAGCGTGTGCTTAGGTGCATTCCTATTTTCAACGGCAGATGCTTGGCTGTGGTCATTGGAATTCTTTTGGGGCTATTttttatgtcattgatatcaGTGGTGTTTGATGAGGTATTTGACGCTCCAGTTTGTGATGAATGTTGACGTTTGCTTGAGCCAGATAGAGGACTGAATTTAAATTTCCCATCAAGTACTGCAACAGGCATTGTCCCATGCTCACATTCAAGTTTAACTGGAAAAGGTTTGCTTTCAAGCGGGATGAATCCTTTGTGTGAGCAGTGCAGGATGATATGTCCTGAAGGTTTACGCTCTGGATATTTCACACTAACTATGCTTCCGGCGGTGATTGCGTTCAAATTTGGATGCTGTTCCCAAAGATCGTCAGCCCATTTGTCAATAAGTGATGTGCAAAGTACTTCTTCATCCTTTGTCAGTATTCCTTCATTTGTCACCCAACTACTTTCCATGTTCATAATGACAATGTTTACGCCATGTATGTCCTCTTTCTTTTCAACATCACAAACATTATCCGAAAATCCAAGACAAACCCTTTGAATAGATTCATTCAGGTGTGCTGTGTATGTTGGCTTAAAAGGAGCGCCATATTTTTGTTCTGCCTCTTTACAAACTGCTGCAAGTAACGCTGACTCCACTTTCATTCCATATGACATTTTGATGCAGATGGTCATGTCTGGATCACTTGGGTTCTGTTGAGTCAGCATCTCCACAACGTCTTTCAAGTTGAGGCGCACAGAAAGtctcaggggagacaattccaTAAGTAAATTGCTATCCCAGTCTCCACAGACAAAGGCGGGAAGACTTTGTGCTTTACCCGATGCTGTATTAGCTCCATGGTCGAGCAGCATCTGTACCAGTTCGCGCTTTCCTAAGAGAATTCCAAGATTTAATGCTGTCCATCCAGCTTCATCTCTCGCGTTTACGTCAACTGGTTCAGGGTTCAACAGTATTTTATGCAGTCCATCGATATCATTGTGAAGAACATAATGGTGCAGTGAGTCACAATCTGTTAATTAAAATAGTTTTCTTATACTAAGCGTAAGCAATAAGAGAATTGAAATTCCAACCTACGATAGGAAAATTTTGTTATATACTGTCATAGTATTACATAATCATACATCCAGTCCCTTCTGCTCCGTTGCAGAGCTAACTTAGATTTCAGGTGGGAGAAATATTATTTGGAAAAACATTCAGTTTCCAAATATCTTTTGCAAATATTTGTATAGACGATCCAATACCGAACACTACTTTTGGAATAATTTGTGGCTTTCTACAGAAACTGCTACGCAGTAAATTCCACATATTGTAAGTCGTGGTATGTAAGTGATGATCTCTTCACTCTAGAAACAAATACATAAGTTATCCACTCATTTGGCTTGACTAACCGACACGCATTTGACACACAAAGGTAACCTCACTTGACCTAATCATACTCTCTAAAAATGAACCTCTTGTCCAATTTTTCTCACGTAACTGATATTGAAGAAAACGCATCTGATCACAAAGCGACGACTGTAAAATCCATTGCAGTGACTTTTTTTTACAAGGACCTTTGAACTTCACCCATTTTACGAGCTGACCTAATAGCAACTTTGGTTTACGACGAGAAATCAGGAAAAAGAAACAACACAATAAtatgaattaattttaaaaagcaTACAAATGAAAATGTCTGTGTTGACATAGATTAAATTTTAGATCGATTCTTTGATTCGAACTCAAGAAATTTTCGAAAATTTGTCCGTAGGTTTAACGCGTGATACATTGTCTAGATCAATTTGACTAGATTGATATCATTTTACCCACAGTTACTATGCTATGGACGTAATTGCATAGGTAACTGCATTAACACGATTATAAGTGACAACTTAACATAGAAACCCAAACCGTGTCAGCAAATCCATATGCTCAAAAGCATAAATCGAATTATATTGCATAAATCCGTCATTCAAACAA from the Pecten maximus chromosome 4, xPecMax1.1, whole genome shotgun sequence genome contains:
- the LOC117326124 gene encoding uncharacterized protein LOC117326124 isoform X2, yielding MFTAHKTGSALLTARVGPVPLVTVTSDTRDGQAACRCYILIRDLVRAVQLVVHSTVLFRLTQKIFGLITKKKESISLIKRQLRKNRLCATATDSEIAAIAKDWFRFACDRDGGRKRREEQKRIQQAATATNNAVLSDNSEQD
- the LOC117326124 gene encoding uncharacterized protein LOC117326124 isoform X1, whose amino-acid sequence is MFTAHKTGSALLTARVGPVPLVTVTSDTRDGQAACRCYILIRDLVRAVQLVVHSTVLFRLTQKIFGLITKKKESISLIKRQSTVRKNRLCATATDSEIAAIAKDWFRFACDRDGGRKRREEQKRIQQAATATNNAVLSDNSEQD